A genomic stretch from Desulfurococcaceae archaeon MEX13E-LK6-19 includes:
- a CDS encoding phosphopantothenate/pantothenate synthetase, giving the protein MWIPPNHPRRESLLIREKIVEGYKRGIVALEGLIAHGRGEAFDYILGEKTHEPALEAIRAAAAALLLAKHPVISVNGNTAALVPEHVVKLAEVTGAKIEVNLFYRTREREEAIAEWLRKHGAKEVLGVGEDASASIPELFSERRRVSPRGILIADVVLVPLEDGDRTEALRKMGKTVIAIDINPFSRTARTASITIVDNIVRAMPLLVNEASKLKGKPQKELEEIVKNYDNDRVLREMVKVILNRLREVAEKKMILEVGK; this is encoded by the coding sequence TTGTGGATACCCCCTAACCACCCTAGGAGAGAAAGTCTTCTTATAAGAGAAAAAATTGTCGAAGGCTACAAGAGGGGTATCGTTGCACTCGAAGGACTAATAGCCCACGGGCGTGGCGAGGCATTTGATTATATTCTTGGCGAGAAGACTCATGAACCAGCATTAGAGGCTATAAGAGCGGCTGCAGCAGCGTTGCTCCTGGCAAAACACCCTGTAATCTCTGTTAATGGTAATACGGCTGCTCTTGTCCCAGAACATGTCGTCAAGCTAGCAGAAGTTACTGGAGCGAAAATAGAAGTCAACCTATTCTATAGGACACGTGAAAGAGAAGAGGCCATAGCTGAATGGCTTAGAAAACATGGAGCAAAAGAAGTACTCGGTGTAGGAGAGGATGCTTCAGCATCAATACCAGAGCTTTTTAGTGAAAGAAGACGTGTAAGTCCTCGAGGGATACTAATAGCAGACGTTGTACTTGTCCCTCTAGAGGATGGCGATCGAACAGAAGCATTGAGGAAAATGGGCAAGACCGTCATAGCAATAGACATAAACCCGTTCTCGAGAACAGCAAGAACAGCATCCATAACTATAGTCGATAATATTGTCCGTGCAATGCCCTTACTAGTTAATGAGGCTAGCAAACTAAAAGGGAAACCACAAAAGGAGCTTGAAGAGATCGTTAAAAACTATGATAATGATAGGGTACTCCGTGAGATGGTTAAAGTGATCTTGAATAGACTCAGAGAAGTAGCAGAGAAGAAAATGATCCTAGAGGTTGGCAAGTAA
- a CDS encoding carboxymuconolactone decarboxylase family protein translates to MKELLEEFHEYIKFWYKKSPEQVRKFMEFMEVVEKKGALDTKTKELIAVAVAVAAQCQWCIAFHVNEALKAGATPEEIREAGWVAVLMGGGPQLAYMQLLEKALEEFSK, encoded by the coding sequence ATGAAGGAACTTCTGGAGGAATTCCATGAGTACATAAAGTTCTGGTATAAGAAATCACCGGAGCAAGTGAGGAAGTTTATGGAGTTTATGGAAGTTGTTGAAAAGAAAGGCGCTCTTGACACTAAGACCAAGGAGCTTATAGCTGTGGCCGTGGCTGTTGCAGCTCAGTGCCAATGGTGTATTGCATTCCATGTTAATGAAGCATTGAAAGCAGGGGCAACACCCGAAGAAATCAGGGAGGCAGGCTGGGTAGCGGTACTAATGGGTGGAGGTCCCCAGCTAGCTTATATGCAGTTATTGGAGAAGGCTTTGGAGGAGTTTAGTAAATAA
- the panB gene encoding 3-methyl-2-oxobutanoate hydroxymethyltransferase yields the protein MEGKISVKDIVECKGKRKIVMVTAYDYSMARLVDKAGVDIILVGDSLGMVMHGLDSTIPVSMDDMLHHVRAVAAAKPRALIVGDMPFLSYEVSREEAVRNAGLLLKAGAEAVKVEGGVEIVDRIEAMVKAGIPVMGHVGLTPQRYLVIGGYRKRGKKLEEAEKIIEDALAVQEAGAFAVVIEFTAKEVAEIITKKLRIPTICIGSGPACDGQVLVLHDLLGINENPPPFAKKYADLARIIVDAVSNYAREVREGVFPGKEHYFTMKEDDRKELYRKYGI from the coding sequence TTGGAGGGAAAAATTAGTGTTAAAGATATTGTTGAATGTAAGGGTAAGCGTAAGATTGTGATGGTTACAGCCTACGATTACTCTATGGCTCGTCTTGTGGATAAGGCTGGTGTTGATATTATTCTTGTCGGTGATAGTCTCGGTATGGTTATGCATGGTCTGGATTCTACTATACCTGTCTCTATGGATGATATGCTGCATCATGTACGGGCTGTGGCTGCTGCCAAACCTCGTGCGCTTATTGTGGGTGATATGCCGTTTCTCAGCTATGAAGTTAGCCGTGAAGAAGCAGTACGTAACGCTGGTTTGTTGTTGAAAGCTGGTGCTGAAGCTGTTAAGGTAGAGGGTGGAGTGGAGATTGTCGACAGGATTGAAGCTATGGTGAAGGCAGGCATACCGGTAATGGGTCATGTTGGCCTGACTCCCCAGAGATACCTGGTCATAGGAGGGTATAGGAAGCGTGGAAAGAAGCTTGAGGAAGCCGAGAAGATTATCGAGGATGCGTTGGCTGTGCAGGAGGCAGGTGCTTTCGCGGTGGTAATAGAGTTTACAGCCAAGGAGGTTGCAGAGATTATCACGAAGAAACTAAGGATACCAACAATATGCATTGGCAGTGGCCCTGCGTGTGATGGTCAAGTACTTGTCCTCCACGATCTACTTGGTATAAACGAGAACCCTCCGCCTTTCGCGAAGAAATATGCTGATCTAGCTAGAATTATTGTTGATGCAGTCTCTAATTATGCAAGAGAAGTTCGCGAAGGAGTGTTTCCCGGTAAAGAACACTACTTTACCATGAAGGAGGATGATAGAAAAGAATTATACAGAAAATACGGTATTTAA
- a CDS encoding 2-dehydropantoate 2-reductase, whose amino-acid sequence MKICIVGGGAIGSIIAFHLYRAGASSIDVYYGSLESVREVQYNGGITVVYKGKEYLVPVNPRHYMTPGYKCDIVVNAVKAYDVPKTIDLIKTISHENTLVVSIQNGFGSYEYLVEKLGCHRVAIGIVFYGAIRVSRSLVKEAGVGEIILGQKHYANPLLMELMEMLKRGGCPARITSNIDWYRWLKLAINSVINPITAITRKPNRIVYENPYARELAKEILEELARAAKYWSNIDLDVDRLLNYVIRIAKTTKENYSSMLQDVLAGRRTEIDYINGWITKVLEEIGVEHSVNKIITKIIHTIENTQTKTT is encoded by the coding sequence ATGAAAATATGTATTGTCGGCGGAGGAGCCATAGGTAGTATTATAGCGTTCCACCTCTATAGAGCAGGAGCGTCTTCTATAGATGTATATTATGGGTCCCTGGAGAGTGTTAGAGAAGTACAATACAATGGTGGAATAACTGTTGTTTATAAAGGCAAAGAGTATCTGGTGCCAGTTAATCCACGTCACTACATGACTCCGGGGTATAAGTGCGATATAGTAGTTAATGCTGTAAAAGCATATGATGTCCCTAAGACAATTGATCTAATAAAAACAATATCTCATGAAAACACACTTGTAGTCAGTATTCAGAATGGTTTCGGAAGCTATGAGTATCTCGTTGAGAAACTGGGTTGCCATAGGGTTGCCATAGGTATAGTATTTTATGGTGCAATAAGGGTCTCCCGAAGTTTAGTGAAGGAGGCTGGTGTTGGAGAAATAATACTTGGTCAAAAACACTACGCTAATCCCCTGCTTATGGAGCTCATGGAAATGCTTAAACGCGGGGGATGCCCAGCTAGAATAACAAGCAATATCGACTGGTACAGATGGCTAAAACTAGCAATAAACTCGGTGATAAACCCGATCACAGCGATAACTAGGAAGCCTAATAGAATCGTGTACGAGAACCCGTATGCTAGAGAGCTAGCAAAGGAAATACTAGAAGAACTTGCCCGGGCCGCAAAGTACTGGAGCAATATAGACTTGGATGTCGATAGGCTACTAAACTATGTTATAAGAATAGCCAAGACAACGAAGGAAAACTACTCAAGTATGCTACAGGACGTACTGGCTGGGAGAAGAACAGAAATAGACTACATAAACGGGTGGATAACAAAAGTACTAGAGGAAATAGGGGTAGAACACTCAGTAAACAAGATAATAACGAAAATAATCCATACAATAGAAAACACCCAGACAAAAACAACATAG
- a CDS encoding sigma-70 region 4 domain-containing protein, translated as MQLKLTEKMEEVLIMAANGLREAEIARRLGISRQAVNKTLREARSRLTLLFVALADVFYSDIVKINVNKGYAVLRNRQTGTKLYMIYVPGKGPRVVFRNNIDCTLEKTLCDDIIYSCSRLGILDECKETKPASEQLSVLVKRILDKLEE; from the coding sequence ATGCAGCTGAAGCTCACCGAGAAAATGGAAGAAGTACTCATAATGGCTGCCAATGGTTTGAGGGAAGCAGAGATAGCTAGGAGACTAGGTATATCGAGACAAGCAGTAAACAAGACTCTTAGAGAAGCCAGGTCTAGGCTTACGTTGTTGTTTGTTGCATTAGCTGATGTATTTTACTCCGATATCGTGAAGATCAATGTTAATAAGGGGTATGCTGTTCTACGTAACCGTCAAACGGGTACAAAGCTCTACATGATCTATGTTCCCGGTAAAGGACCTCGTGTAGTTTTTAGAAACAATATAGATTGTACTTTGGAGAAAACACTTTGTGACGACATAATTTACTCATGTAGTAGACTAGGAATACTAGATGAATGCAAGGAGACTAAGCCTGCTAGTGAACAGCTGAGTGTATTAGTTAAGAGGATTCTGGATAAACTAGAAGAGTAG
- a CDS encoding ABC transporter ATP-binding protein, producing the protein MTLLRVDNIVKKYNGKTAVNGISFSVHEGEVFGLIGPNGAGKTTTLRIISSLVKPDEGSVFIKGINVHKEPVKAREMISYLPEEAEVYPRLTGYEHIKLYTWLKLGRVDEETIRRGIEFSGLGNRLYDKAGNYSKGMKRRLLLAITLMTMPKLAILDEPTSGLDVYAAVNVRKIIRRFVEESGSSVILSSHNMLEVEYLCDRIAFINKGRIIAIGTPDEIKSKFGGSNLEEAFINAVEETAK; encoded by the coding sequence TTGACATTGCTTAGAGTAGATAACATTGTTAAGAAGTATAACGGGAAAACAGCAGTTAATGGGATAAGTTTTAGTGTCCATGAGGGCGAAGTATTTGGGCTCATAGGACCTAATGGTGCTGGTAAGACAACTACTCTTAGGATAATATCTAGTCTCGTCAAACCAGATGAAGGCAGTGTCTTCATAAAGGGTATTAACGTCCATAAGGAGCCTGTGAAGGCAAGAGAAATGATTAGCTATTTGCCCGAGGAAGCAGAAGTCTACCCGAGGCTCACGGGTTATGAGCATATTAAGCTCTATACGTGGCTTAAACTGGGTCGTGTCGACGAGGAGACTATTAGGCGTGGAATAGAGTTCTCTGGACTCGGTAACAGACTCTATGATAAAGCCGGGAACTATAGCAAGGGTATGAAGAGGAGATTACTGCTGGCAATAACCCTAATGACCATGCCCAAGCTAGCGATCCTGGATGAGCCTACTAGCGGTCTCGATGTCTATGCTGCTGTTAATGTGAGGAAGATTATACGTAGGTTTGTAGAGGAATCTGGGTCATCCGTTATTCTTTCCAGTCACAATATGCTTGAAGTAGAGTATCTATGCGACCGTATAGCCTTCATAAACAAGGGCAGGATCATAGCCATAGGGACACCCGATGAGATCAAATCCAAGTTCGGGGGTAGTAACCTAGAGGAGGCGTTCATCAATGCAGTTGAAGAGACGGCTAAGTAG
- a CDS encoding ABC transporter permease, with protein sequence MQLKRRLSRLNGRPRALAWKELVDLARDKKTLATSIMLPLIVFPLLGFISLALISTQEVTIAIVDLDNTSYTNPVLNITVSSSELVDLLKSHLEAKGYNVLLAKNLSAVNDTSIDVIVVIPPGYSRNASSLLYKAKVVIYKRAGIQAASRAESDILGIVYGYSNILAERKTEALIDYSRLNATVEAILYPLKPRTILISVGGKQVGIEYELRNLLARMLVIALSVVVTPATSFIIDGIIGERERKTIEMLLSTPLSVSSIIYIKLMAASMLGLLTALADALGFIAYMSFMSMAITGNPLAIPIDYGLLGLHAIVAFFTILVTVSIALPFITRTRGIRSAANIASIIAIAGTIMFFTGFMVDYTRLPQDIINPLYIIPYTHSILAIQYYVLGYKTQAILHTSILAIASITIIILSTKTLTTEKVLIAPQT encoded by the coding sequence ATGCAGTTGAAGAGACGGCTAAGTAGACTCAATGGTAGACCACGTGCTCTAGCCTGGAAAGAACTAGTGGATCTTGCTAGAGACAAAAAGACTCTAGCAACAAGCATCATGCTCCCGTTAATCGTGTTCCCATTACTCGGCTTCATAAGCCTAGCCCTCATTAGTACACAGGAAGTAACGATAGCAATAGTGGATCTCGATAACACAAGTTACACAAACCCTGTACTCAACATAACTGTCTCTTCGAGTGAGCTAGTAGACCTACTTAAGAGTCATCTTGAGGCGAAAGGGTACAATGTATTACTTGCTAAGAACCTTAGCGCAGTCAATGACACCAGTATTGATGTAATTGTTGTTATACCGCCTGGGTATTCCAGGAATGCTTCTAGTCTCCTATACAAAGCCAAGGTAGTGATCTATAAGCGCGCCGGCATACAGGCTGCATCACGAGCCGAGTCAGATATCCTCGGCATAGTCTATGGCTACTCCAATATCCTCGCCGAGAGAAAAACCGAGGCACTGATTGACTACAGCAGGCTCAACGCCACTGTTGAGGCAATACTGTACCCCTTGAAACCGAGGACAATACTGATTAGTGTTGGCGGGAAACAAGTTGGCATAGAATATGAGTTAAGGAATCTGCTCGCGAGAATGCTCGTCATAGCTCTCAGCGTCGTCGTGACCCCGGCTACTTCATTCATTATAGACGGTATCATCGGTGAAAGGGAGAGGAAGACAATCGAGATGCTCTTATCAACACCCCTATCGGTCTCATCGATCATATACATAAAACTCATGGCAGCATCAATGCTTGGGCTCCTGACGGCTCTAGCTGACGCCTTAGGGTTCATAGCATACATGAGCTTCATGTCAATGGCTATAACAGGCAACCCCTTGGCGATACCAATAGACTATGGTCTCCTAGGACTCCACGCCATAGTAGCGTTCTTCACAATCCTCGTAACAGTATCAATAGCACTACCATTCATAACAAGAACCCGTGGTATACGCAGTGCCGCAAACATAGCCAGCATAATAGCTATCGCAGGCACAATAATGTTCTTCACAGGATTCATGGTAGACTATACTAGGCTCCCGCAAGACATAATCAACCCACTATACATCATACCATACACCCATAGCATACTAGCAATACAATACTACGTACTAGGATACAAGACGCAAGCAATACTACACACAAGCATACTAGCAATCGCGAGCATAACCATAATAATACTATCAACAAAAACCTTGACAACAGAAAAAGTACTCATAGCACCACAAACATAA